The window AGTAATCTAGAGGTATTTGATCTTGGCTGATAGCTTCTGTCAGTCTACTGATCTATGCTTATTGCTTAACCTCTCTTGTTCCCTTTTGGTGCagaccttcttcaagttttttcttatttGCCTAGGGATCTGAACTTTCTTGAGCACACAAGTAATATTGGGTGGAAGGAGTAAGCATACAgttcatgtgttttttttttattatctccAGTGTCTTCAGTTTTGGTGGTGTTTCTTATTGCTCATTGAAGTGGAGAATAAGTTCCCCCTATCTTCTTTTTGTTGATATCATGCAGGTTTCAAAGAGCTAGGCCAATTATGATAGATCCAGGATTTTATCATTCAAATAAATCTGGTGTATTTTGGGCAAAGGAGAGAAGGGCTATGCCTTCTGCTTTCAAGTTATTCATGGGTATATCTTCTATCTTAACTAATCTACTATTCTTTTTGTAATGCTGGATTATCATTTATTGTTTGGGTTAATGTCTTAATGATGGGTGTCCCCACCCCTCCACCCTCCAACAGAAGTgttcaaaatattaaaaaaatttgaacctaGATTCTGGTTAAAATGATGAAACCTATAACACAATTTTGTGTTTATTGTATTTTGTTGGCACAATGGATGTCTTGATGTGGGGAAGGATTTGAGAGTCACAAATTAATTGGCTGTAGATTTTGTGTTATTGGTGCTATTTTACAAAATGGAAGGAAAGCAGTTTTTATTCCCCAAAgaattaattttttctttttgaaatattCCAGATTCCATATGCATGTCAAAgaactttaatttttttgagcATGGTTCAATTCAGTTAATTTGAATTTAAGATTCTGCATTTGCATGTGCATGCTCAAAAttgctattttttatttttatttttatgtatgtCAGATTAGGGTTGGGTTAAGATTATTCATTGGACCTGTCCTGTTTATCATTGGGTTTGAAGAATCCAAACCTAACTTGGTTCAGGTGGCAGCTTCCATTGTAAAACTTCTGGTTTTGGTTCACAAAGGGATTATGTTTTaaggtttttcatcctattgtATGCAAGTAGGGCATGGAagatatatgcaccaacttgagggggagtgttaatgtGTGTCTAGATCCTAGTTAAAACATGATTGAAACGGCATACcgtttttttcctgttttaaacGTGTTCTGCTGAACTCATCCCAAACGAATGCCAAAAACacgggtctgtttgggttgggtgtATTAAACACGATTTAAATGCGTTCCCGTTTTATTTGAACCAAAAAAAGGCTATAATACATCCCCATcctttaataatattttaattttaaattttaaaaagtaACAAACTAACAATTGTAACCTACCACTCTTAGAAAAGCAGTAGTTACACACAGCCATTATTCATACCCTTTAGAGTGACAACTCACGTCATTTTAAAGCCAGCCTCTGCTCTTACTCTCTCCGATCTCTTTGATGTGGGATTATTTTTACACACAACACAAGCTCCAACTTCACTGTCAGACCATGCGACCACCACAATTTATTGAACCATGTAATGGTAATCACTGTATTCAGATCTGGATTCTGGATCTGATATAAACACGTTGAAATGAGACGGTGAGAGATGTGATTTGGATTTGGTGACTGTAAAGTTGGACCCAACTTCCAATCAAGTGGAAGGAAGCGGTGTATTTTTTTCTCCTGTTTGGAATTCTTAGCTAAAAGTCATTTTCATATTATTCCATTGGACATCCTTAAGATTATTTCTAAGGCTGATGGAACTCTTGTTTGGGTCATATGGCTGATTCCACCATTGGATATACAATGTACACCTTTGGGTCACTAATATGTCATGCCATATGGTTGAATCttctgtttgtttgtttttttttttttttttttgggttttgatgatGAAATCATTAATTGTTTAAAATGTATATATTGCCATTTTTTTGGTCCCATCCTTGAAAAAACTAAACGTTTCTTTGGGTCACTAATATGGCATTCCATTTGGTTGAATCttctctgtttgttttttttttgtggtttttgtTTTGATGATGAAATCATTAATCGTTTAAAACGTGTATATTGCTGTTTTTTTTGGTCTCGTCCTTAAAAAACTAAACGTTTAAAACGTGTACCGTccattttcgttttttttttgttgctgtttttaaaatatttgtcctttatttttaccgtcccatttaatttttaagctgttttagACACGCTGTTccgaacaaatttttttttgccattcGCGTTTTCACTAACTATGGTCCAGAtacattgtgtgtgtgtgtatgtgtgttaGGATAAGGATTGCGACTCATCCTTACCTAACATTCCCTATTTGTAatcccttctcctcccttcTTGTATCTGTAAATAATGGCGGCCTGTCAATCTAGGTAAGTCAATCTATTCTCTCAATCTCTTCCTTTCAACTGAACTTTACTCCTGATgtcctaacttttttttttttgggtgagcgACTTCCTATCCTAACTTGAAATCTGAAGTGAAACCCTTATATAAATATTGAAATCTTAATTCcttctacaaaaataaagataGACAAGAGACTTTGACTTTGGAAGGGATTTGATTGCTTAATGTTATGAGAATTGGTCTTTTGGTGAAAAAAAAGTCATCTATAGATGGTGAAACATGAGTGCCACACAATGACTTAATTAACTTCAGAAATTCCAACACTTCAGTTAAGCTTATTTCATGTATTATGAAGTATATGTGTAAGATAATTTAAGTAGCTTAGTACATGTTCTAAGGGAATAACTTGAACTGGTGTGCATGAAAATTCTATACAAGCAATGGTTGTAGAGAAGAAATATATGAGAACATAGATTTGGATAAAGTATCAGCATGATGTGTGAGTTTCAATTTCTGACCTAAACAAATTTCAGAAAATGGTATGTTGTTACATCGGAGACTGAAGCTACAGTGGTGGGCTCTTCTTGGCCCTTTGGCTGTATAAGATACACACATCACACAAGtcgtttgtttttattttttcattcctTGGAAGTTGCAACCTCTTCATGTCTTTGGTGAATTAAGCTGTTATTTATTATTCCATTGGCATGAGCATTGAATCATATGAAACTATGAGATCTTTTGATTTTAGGATATGCACTATCTTTTTCCCCTAAGTGGAATACTGTTTCTCAGCTTTCTGAACAGTAGTTATTTCCTTGTATTTAGGGATGCAGAACTTCCAAGATGCATAAATTTTAGACAGTTCAATGGCTGTGTTAAACTTGTAGGCGACCACAAaccatttatttatttcctttcttggtTCCAGAGTATTGGTTAGGTTAGAATACATTTGCATGCTAGCGAGTAAATATGGGATTTTTATCCGAATTTTTCGGCAATGATgcttggagattttttttttatagtcaAGACTTGTTTTGCCTTTTTATGTTCTCGGCTTCTTGTCTTTGTTTAGTAGATAGGGATGCAACTTGAACCTTGCTAATACAGGCCCTATCTGGCTCGGCTCAACCCATTTTTCCCTTGGCTTGGTGGGTTTTTAGAGTGTGGGCTGGGCTAGggcttgggagttgggaccaaCCAAAGGAAGGCCAGCATGGACTAGGATTGTAACCTCATTTACACCCGATCCCAAACGCAACCTTATATACATGGAAGCTTGTAGATTCTTGCTTGTAGGTTATCAGTATATGGTAAACCGGGAGAGCCAAACCCAATCAACTCCAGTCTGATTTAGAATATCATGCTAGTGAAGCTGGTTTTAAGATTAGAAAACATCAACCTGAAGTTGAGCTGCTGAATTAGGATTCAGGTTATGCATCGTTTGATTGGGTGTGTGTAGAAACCAACCTGGCCTTACGACCTCATACGCTTTCCGATTTCCCATAAACACTCTAGAAGCCTCTCCTACTCTCTGAGACATCCTGGTCAATGATACTTTTTGGACAACACATCAGACCACTACTGTTTTATTGCATCAAGTATTGCTTACTGGATCTTATGTACTACCTACTTGAGACCTTGACTGGGAGATATCAACTTATTATTTATCTAAAGCCTAAATAAATTGTGCACAAACTATATGTGTGTGTTGAGGGGAATAAAATATATAGATAAAGAGGTTTATGAATTAATAAATCTGAAGTTTCCTATTCAACCCCAAATATAGGGGCCTTAAGGGTACTGGACAAAACTAAAATGTGGCTGGGGGCCCATAACAGGAGTTCCTTGGAGGATTGGACCATCTCCATGTAGTGAGACTCCTAAGTGCAAGTGACACATATACCAGTTTCTCTGGCTTGTTAAATCAAGTGATAATCATACCTTCTGCATAAAATCCTCGAGATGTTAATTTATTGCGTACATAGTTTACTTCTGTAGTCGGGCAAGGAGCCACCTCCTGTAGTTCTatcaaaagtttaaaaaaaaaaaaaaaagggaaaaaagaggaAGTCAAAGGATTCAGTTCATTGTTTTCAATACCGAATAGGGATATTAGTTTTAGGAGATTCAGTGCATATCAACTTGTTCACGATTTTGTACTTCTTTTAGTATTGTTAAATCAACCTCATctgaaatattaaaattttctgCAGGTTCGGCGTGGGTAGTACTGACAAGATCATTCCTGGAATTTTGTGTGTGGGGCTGGGATAACCTCCCTCGAACCCTACTCATGTACTATACAAACACCCTGTCATCCCCAGAGGGCTACTTTCATACTGTCATTTGTAATTCCAAAGACTACCAGAACACAACGGTTAACCATGACTTGCACTATATAAGGTGGGATAATCCTCCAAAGCAGCATCCAATTACCCTAAAGTTTGAACATTTTGATGAGATGGTCCAGAGTGGGGCCCCTTTTGGACGTAAATTCAGAAAAGATGCTGCCATTTTAAACAGAATTGATTGGAAGCTCTTGAGGAGATCAGATGGCCGGTTTACACCAGGGGGTTGGTGCATGGGGAGTTCTTTTCTGGGTAGAGATCCCTGTACAATTTACAGGAACCCAGACATTATTAAACCCACCCTCAGTACCAAGAGGCTGGAGAAACTATTAGTGAAGCTTCTTGATCCTGAAACTTTCAGGTCCAGACAATGTAAATAGCTGTATATAATTAAACTTGCACTTGTCTCTATGTTTTATTGGAAGTAGCCATGCATCTAGATGTATTTGATACTCAATATGGATCATGTAACTAACAGCTGCATTTTTCACAGATTTTGGTATATGTGATGCAATGAAACAGAAGTCGGTGCAAACAGCTGCATTCATAGTAGGAAATCTGTCTGATTTTCAAACATTATGGCAAATATAGGAACGGTATAAACAGCATAAACTTTTCCTAGCGAAATATGAGATGGCAAATACAGCAGAAGAGTAATCTAAGTCTAGGTTATAAGATTGTGTTGATGGAATTTTGTTATGACAAGAACTTGAGTCATGTGACTAACTTAGATGATTAGATGGTCACCTGGTTGAGTGTGGACATCTGACCTGTTTTAACATTCTGTTCTTTTGAGTTTTGTAATGAAATAGAAATGTAATACTAAGAGTAGAACCTCAAGTCACCAACTTTCATGGTAAGTTGATGGATCCTGAAAATTTTTACATGGTAAATTTTACTTTGTAaatgtatattttatatgttgaaatgcttttttttttaatgatgataattgaattgttttccaatgtttgtttccattaaAAAACAAGTATTGGAAAACTTTTATACATGTAAAGTTTTGGAAGCCAAATATTTTGgaatgaaaatttcaaataaaattttacgccgaaacaaacAAAGGGATAATTATGTTATTTACGTGGTGTATTGTATCCAGACCATAGAATCTCTTAGCTGGTTGAGAGAGTAGTTCAAAATTTTAACTTGGGCAGTTTTAAAGCAACATCAATTCAACcattataaatacaaagatAAAGACAGTAACATGGTGGGATATACCCTGGAGATTGACCTCGGATTTTGATATTGTACACACACTAAGGTTATATGGTCTACACAAATTAGGAGATTGACCCCATTGCCCTAACATGTTTATCACTAAAAAATTAAGAAGTCTCCCAAGTCTTTGAACTTTCAAACTTGTAGGGGGAGTTTGCTAGTTCTTCTAAACAGTCTTAAATTTTTAAACCGCAGATCTACAATTATTGTGCATTACTTTAAATATTTGTCATATGATAGATTTGATTGGACTCAAATTGTGGACAGGTAGACCTCAAGGTTCTTAGTTTACATTTTAAATCTCAACCCGAATAGAGTTTACCAAGTGACAAACTAGAGTTTTGAAAATCATGATCGTGAGAATTTGTAGTGAAGTGATCAAAATTCTATTAGCATGCATGCTAATACATGAtaagatatttgattgaattagtaATGTATACTTAAGTGGTAaccaatccacaataggatcGCAAATTTCAGGTCCAATTATACTAAATACTTCGATTGGTTTTGAGATTTGAAGGAAATTTCAAAacgataaaataaaaaataagaaatcaaagaagagaagaagaagatagggtagtctcATGAGATAAAAAACCCAACAAATACATAATCCAACCCAGAACTTATTTCAATAAAATGATTTATTTGCATCAATTAGATTTTAAAGTTGAACACAACAAGAAAATTTAACCTTTTTTCTCATGCATACGTTATATGATAAGTCTTTTCCGAAGTCCAAACTCCCTAGTCCTTCCCTGCTTTCCgttataaaaattgaaaaaaacaaaagaatgatTTCTAGTGCAAATACGACAATGGAAGACGGTCCAAAGTTTTTAATTTGGAGCGGAATCCGAAAAAGGGTATTTTCGTCGTTTAATAGTAGCCGGGGTATTTAATGAGTTCCGACTTTCCCCTTGACCACTCTCTGTGGTGTATGGCGGGAATGGACACTCGATTCGTTCGTTTTGaaatctctctcactctctctctggtttcttCAGAAGATACCGATCGAGTTTGTGAACCTGTAGTTTTTTCGCTGACTCGCATTGAAAGCTGATCGTGTCATCCGGTAGATATTTCTACTACTCTCTGTTTGTTCTTTCTTCGTCTCCTCTTCTTTCCCCCTTTTCATTCGTGCATGGCTTTGatgattttttcttcttttgttaatATCACCTTCAGTATTTGGTACAATTGTTGTATAATTTTCTATGCCTAGATTTTCTGGTTCGTGCTAATTTAGGGTTCTTCATTACTTCTATTTGTAACTTTGCTAGGTTTAAATATTTAATCGCAAATTTAGCGTTTTGTACCATAATTGTTAGGGACGGTTAGGAGTTTGTGTGGAATCGTCGGTTGCACTGAGTTGACTCCACTACCAAGGCCTTGGAGGCCGGTCTGGATGTCCAATTCCTTGGCGAACGGGTTGAGATGGATTTTAGTACATACGAAAGCAGGTTGCTGGCTGGGTAGGGGGACGTTCATCATCTCAAAACACGTGATTGGGGATCGAATCAGTCCCTGTTGATCCTGATCTGGATCTGATTGGATTGGATTTGGCCGGAATCAGTcctaagaaccctagaatcggccctcagatctgaaaaatcagtgattctagggttttgtggcATTCTTCGGCTGTGTCAAATCGGCTAGAGTTGGGATCGATCATGGCCGTTTATCCAAATTGGCCGAATCACTGATCTAATTCCCAAATTTTGAGGGGATGATTAATTAATGTTAGATGACTTTCTTTTTGTGATCAGCCAGCCCAAACTGTCAAGTTTCTCATGAATAATGAAGGATGGTATTTTTATGATAGCATGCACTCAATGATCATGCATCTGGGTCACTAAGTTTGACCAAGTCATCTTAAAGCTTAGGACATTCTTTGCACAGATTAGCTACAGTTTTTTTGGTGCAAGATTATAATTTTTTGGCAGGATTCTGTTAATCTAAATTTTTGACAACTACTTGAATGCCTCCCTGCGGCCTATGAAGCAGAATTTGGGTGCTGGTACTCCCTAGATTGAGTGCAAAGCTATAGTTGTCATATGACTTCAACCTTGGTTTCTAAAGTGAGTATTGTTCAAGCGCTTAGACTAGATAAATGCAATTGGTACACTTCCAAAGTCAGTGTCATTTGTTCTTTTGGGTTATATTAGAACAAAACTTAAATTATGAATTCTTCCTATGTATTAAATTGAGCCTTTCTTATGGAAATATCTACTTTTTGGTATtcctttcaaatttgaaatttcttcTACTCATGGCTGTTGTTACATTTGAAGCCATAAAAAGAactgatttttttgggggggggggggggatgttttGTCAGGAAGGTGATTGTTCTGCCGATTCAATGGACAAGAACTCCCACAAAGACTGCAGCCGAAGACGTTCAAGTATTGGGACAGCTGTTTCATCTACAAGTGATTGTGGTGTTGTTGTGACTGGATCTGAGAATATCATGGGAGCAAATAACATGGGTACCCGGAAAGAGAATATCAGGTCTTTTGTGATTGTGCTTATATGTTATGCTTTTAGTTTTATTGTAGGCCAttgatttattatattattcttTTCCTTGTCACTATTTGGGATGGCCAATGTTGGAGCTGAGATTATCAAAAGTAAATATTAATTCCTGTAAACTTTAAATACTCAAATTAGCTAGAAACTTTGATCTTTTGAGCTCAGATAAATAACTTTTTTTAGCTTATCTGAGAAAAAATAAACCAAGAAACATGTAAAGTGAAAACTCATTCAGATCAAAGGAAAGATACCTAACATAAACATTAGAACTAAAGAGCGTTTCACTAACAAACCATTGTATgccctaatgtagtcctagataggtaggagacctactaggagtcAGATAACaagatcaatagcaaaagggttgctggttcgaatggacagcactaggttttaggttaattctagggtttaggatgggaatttgggaatgggtcttatatggctttaacatgcaggtctagggtgcttttatggtatataaataataggatttgggaaggttttaaaattctgcaattctggacagaattgagttacaggttttgggttttaatggagtagaggaatggaggggatagagtgggagttatgagctggatTTTGGATGGAGTGtggggagaggtgtgggggatataggctagaagtttggtttggaattgatggacagatttgaaattatgaaggagtcctagttaaggtaggagttgtaggtttaatggaaattagggtttgatggatggaggggggtgtggattaggttagaggatgaagaggggaaggatatatgcaggaaactaagattacttactggtttgatctccttcagaGGCAACAGCAGTaacagcttgaagaagctcggttgtagaagaagaagaacctctcGGTACTggacagatgcaaggagtcgcaagagtccacccaccctatccaccttgagatccacaaggatatacactcacaaagagcagcaacaatggcagcaagcataaagttaaattttattaatcaaattcgtattcaaggctttgcccccttacaaccttatataaaagactcaaaaatagacttctactctaaaaaggaaaggcctaaccctatccctaacctattaggtaatttaaactgactaggaaactaaaatagtaaaggaaatagactcaaaacatggctggacttatggagtcctaatccagcccaacttacatcacatgaccacttaagttgtcacatgaccacttaaccaagtcacatgatcacttaaattgaaccaattagatgtaaccaatttgaaccggttcaattaaaaaacataaaaataaactaagtattagactaatcccgtatgcaacttatatacccctagtttaggctcattaaagtggcttaatacatagaaaacccttgggaacaaagtcccaacatgtatataacccaaccctaggcttatttctaaagaaataagccaatttctatgatgaacctgcatcaactctccccaacttgaaaaaattcgccctcgaattttgcagtgatgggagggggggaatcaacatgtgatcagcagctttgaccatccccaaacaaaattccgatgaggcaggaacattggggataaagtcttcaatgcgtggagcttgctcttcgaagaaccatggtggcataacaaactctatgtgttctttctttgaatcagCAACAACTGTCAATGTCTCGTCCATAGagccttcagtgttagcaaccttctcatctaatgcatgagacacaagctctacctcttcaagaacagcatcttgaaggtcattgttttcctttggaatgctcTCAATCTACTTTTCGTCTTCTACtatttcagctttgtctactttgttctcttcaatgtatacctcttcagtagaatcttctacaattgtgttttggacttcaacatcaatttgatggccgagctactcaattatgatctcaactactggtgcagcttggtctacttgaatttctttagctgttggttcttgaatctcttcaacacaaactgccttagaatcttctgttggtacatccgccattggtgaaacttcaaacacagtcaaTGCTacttgcgtttgagttgacatgttcggcagtccctgtggctgtacaattgatgtggtcacctttggttgtaacctttttagagtaaacaaatggtatagacggtgtcgatcaggtaggacacacgagttgtttttaggtttaatccaaccttgtcgctcgtccaaccaattacaacctactgcaataatgctccttggagatggtaccggcttacaccaagcaccatTAGAGTATGAGGAACattcaaattcaacaaagacttgacctgtaggcatgatACAAATCTCTCTTGACTGGGACAACATATtcaccacggattgtgaaataatgttgttacgtcgcctctcatcaacaattaatatggctgtgctcccattgggtagacgaactcgggtcttaaaaatgaatggaggtgggtctttcgaggcttggttggagcttccctccaccatagctttgataccacttaatgtagtcctagataggtatgagacctactaggagctaaataacaggatcaatagcaaaaggggttgctggttcgaatggacagcactaggttttaggttaattttagggtttaggatgggaatttgggaatgggtcttatatggctttaatatgcaggtctagggtgcttttatggtatataaataataggatttgggaaggttttaaaattctgcaattctggacagaattgagttgcaggttttgggttttaatggagtagaggaatggaggggatagagtgggaaTGAGCTGGATTTTGGATGGAGTGtggggagaggtgtgggggatataggctagaagtttggtttggaattgatggacagatttgaaattatgaaggagtcctagttaaggtaggagttgcaggtttaatggaaattagggtttgatggatggaggggggtgtgaattaggttagaggatgaagaggggaaggatatatgcaggaaactaagattacttactggtttgatcttcttcagaggcagcagcagcagcaacaacttGAAGAAGCTCagttgtagaagaagaagaaccttcCGATACtggacagacgcaaggagttgcaggagtccacccaccctatccaccgtgagatccacaaggatatacactcacaaagatcAGCAataatggcagcaagcataaagctaaattttattaatcaaattcgtattcaaggctttgcccccttacaaccttatataaaagactcaaaaatagacatctATTCTAAAAGGCAAGggctaatcctatccctaacctattaggtaatttaaactgactaggaaactaaaatactaaaggaaatagactcaaaacatggctggacttatggagtcctaatccagcccaacttacatcacatgatcacttaaattgaaccaattagatgtaaccaatttgaaccggttcaattaaaaaacataaaagtaaactaagtattgggctaatcccgtatgcaacctacatacccctagtttaggctcattaaagtggcttattacataaaaaacccttgggaacaaaggcccaacatgtatataacccaaccctagacctatttctaaagaaataagccaatttctatgatgaacctgcatcatgCCCCTAATATTCTCTTATTTTCCTTATAAAGAAAGTCATTCTCCTTGTATACATTGTCTACATACATattagaatggaaaaaaaatacccaacTAAAAAGctatttcaattttgttctTTGCAGCCACCTTACTAGTACTCGGCAGTTACATCTTACCCTCTACCTGCCTGGACCCTGTTGGTAGCGCTATTGTATTGGCTAGGGGAATTAGTCTCCCACTTGCTTTCTGGTTGACATTTTGACTGCTCTGGTCACAAGTTGATTCAGTGTTTTTTCCATTTGCAGcactaaaaagaagaaaagagtttCACGGATTATAGATGGGGGACTTCGTGAATTAAGCATCATAGGTCAGAAATTGTCTTCCACATGCTATAATATTATCATGCTTCtcaatctgtatttttttt is drawn from Telopea speciosissima isolate NSW1024214 ecotype Mountain lineage chromosome 1, Tspe_v1, whole genome shotgun sequence and contains these coding sequences:
- the LOC122672351 gene encoding beta-glucuronosyltransferase GlcAT14C: MKRSRLPFGWERDWLRPLIVSSVLFVFLFLLVALGHGRSSSSADVASRQQSTGLYRKTGTDVQLLKLPKLPKFAYLISGSKGDGQRLKRVLQAVYHPWNYYLLHLDLEAPLTERLELAKYVKSDAVLRKFDNVWVVGKANLVTYKGSTMIACTLHAVAILLKKAKDWDWFINLSASDYPLMSQDDLLQVFSYLPRDLNFLEHTSNIGWKEFQRARPIMIDPGFYHSNKSGVFWAKERRAMPSAFKLFMGSAWVVLTRSFLEFCVWGWDNLPRTLLMYYTNTLSSPEGYFHTVICNSKDYQNTTVNHDLHYIRWDNPPKQHPITLKFEHFDEMVQSGAPFGRKFRKDAAILNRIDWKLLRRSDGRFTPGGWCMGSSFLGRDPCTIYRNPDIIKPTLSTKRLEKLLVKLLDPETFRSRQCK